In Salvia miltiorrhiza cultivar Shanhuang (shh) chromosome 4, IMPLAD_Smil_shh, whole genome shotgun sequence, the DNA window TAATTTATAAGGATGACCAAACACATGATACAATAACTATTACtcctccctccgtccacgaaacaagGTTCACACTTGGTGCTCGGCACGAAAactaagaaagttgaaaaagtGATGAAATTAATACAATCATATGGAAAATCAAACCAGTAGAGACATGGAACATCTTAATTATCCTATGAAACAACTGAAATTTCTGAAATCCCATCACATCATTAACGTTCAGAATTTCAAATGTGGACATAAACGTAATTTCCATCAattccaaaaacaaaaaaatatctaTGTAATTCAAATTCTAATCTAAAAGAAAGTAAAATAGTGATGTTGATACGAAGGGCTGTGCTGCATTTGCAGTGCTCAACCTCAAAACTCAAAGTCGCGCCCATCCACAGCAGATAAGATTAGCGCCACGTGGCGCTTTGGTCATGGTGCCAAGCGATAAGGCACTGATCCATCTATGTGGTCGCAAAACGGACATGACATCCAACGGCCCACATCCAGCGCCACTCCCCAACATGCAACCCACAGCCCTCCGATGCAAATCCGCAATCACCAATTACAAAGCAGCGCTGCATCGCATTATAAAGGGTGGGGGCAACCAACCATCACACACATTGAGTTAACTGAGAGAAAAAAATGGCTTCCTCAATGCTCTCCACCGCTGCCACCGTCACCCCTGCTCAAGCCAGCATGGTGGCTCCTTTCACCGGCCTCAAGTCCGTCTCCGCCTTCCCCGGCAGCCGCAAGAGCGCCGACATCACCAGCATCGCCAGCAACGGCGGCAGAGTCTCGTGCATGCAGGTTTGAATAATTTGAACCCTAATGCCGATTGAGAAAGTAAAGAAAGCAAAGTAATATTGTAAAAATGATGATGATTTGTAGGTGTGGCCGACGGAGGGACTGAAGAAGTTCGAGACGTTGTCGTACTTGCCCCCTCTATCAAGGGAGCAACTGTTGAAGGAAGTTGAATACCTGATCCGCAAGAATCTCATTCCTTGCCTGGAGTTCGAGTTGAAGGATGGATTCATATCCCGGTTCAACAACAGATCTCCAGGATACTACGATGGAAGGTACTGGACAATGTGGAAGCTGCCCATGTTTGGCTGCACTGACCCCGTGCAGGTGCTCAAGGAGTTGGACGAGTGCTCCACTCTTCACCCCAACGCCTTCATCAGAATCATCGGATTCGACAACGTTCGTCAGGTGCAGATCATCAGTTTCATCGCCCACAGGCCACCGGGCTTCTAAGCAACATTGTCTCTCCTCTCCTCTGATCTTCATGAATTTGATTTCATGAGGGCGTGGTGGGAATGAATGTTTGCTAGGGTTTTCCagcttccttttttttttttatttcattttgtaCCCAAACTTATTTTGTGAATTTCCTCATCTACTCTTTCTCTGATCGGATCTCTCGATGGAATGTATGAGCATAAATATCATATCATGAACAATCATCGATCCCTTTTTAgctataataaaatataatgcatatttgtttttaatttcttttacttttaatttGGGCATCATTGCTTCTGTACTGTTGTTCATCACCTTcgatacattattattattattattattattattattattattattattattattattattattattattattattattattattattattattattattattattattattattatttatcctCTTTCAACTTCAACTGATGTATAGGGCATGAATGGTTGCTGCTTAATTAAATCTATACATttgattttattaataatttcgACCTTTTAAAATATTCGAACCAACAAAATTAAATCTAAAAGAGTTTACCGATCAGCTCGCTCATAAAATTAGCATAGCACAACATATTCATGAGGACTTTGGTCAATCGTCTAAGAGGGACCAACTATATGCACTCTCAATCAAGTGATAaataacactacaagaaaaggCGGCGCTAACGACCGAATTTACGACCGGCAAAGGGCGTCGCAGCTTCGGGCATCATGCGGCCTTTAACGACCGAAATCGAACGGTCGTTAAATCTAAccataattaatactccatccgtccttaTAAAAAGTACCCACTTCtaagtggcacgggttttaatgaaGTATTTGAAAATGCGttgtagtggagtaagggtcccactatATTGTTTTCATAGACGAGTACCCTTTTTCCTCTCATcctgaggttttaatgagacttgacccttagtctgcttcctgtgctttcaagggtttaggttcgtttttcttttttctttttaataaaattttattttaataaattccCACTATATTGTGAGTagaaaacttaccaaaaatagactGGATGCATTTTATGAGGATGGACAAAAAATGACAAATTGGATACTTTTTATGAGGACGAAgactccctccgtccattaattcaaggcctacttgcctttggtccgtccaccaattcaaggtcTATCTATTTTTTGTAagtatttattcatattttaatcacAAAAGTacactttctccactcaattcaTACCTTTTTGCTTTGACTTTAATAAaatgtgggtccctttctccactcaactaataaaaatatacttttttcttaaaacccgtgtttccTCTcttaggccttgaattagtggacggaaggaatataatattatataataatagaTAATATAAGTTAGATattctatttcaaaatttgacaTATTCAAGGTACACGACGGACTTTGACATATATCCAAAATATCGCAGCCAACCCGCTATAGCTGCTTCTCATCCACTAGCTTTATTAAtctgaaaatatttaaatatttatataatagtgatttaatgttattttcatttatctaGTTAAGTAGTAAGATTCtataatataattatctttttcatgattttaaaaagagtttaattaatatattttttagtattttaatatttaatgaaTTGATTAATATACCcttctaaatatataatatataattttcataaacaccattaaaattaaacatgtaaTGGAGATATAATAGACGTGCAATCTATATTTTGTGCTTAAAATacttttatattagtatagataaaataatgatgaaattggtttttcttttaaatttaatttgggaCTATAATAATAAGGACAATATAATAACTTTTCTTTGAAACTgacaatataatatttttattaatatttttttttcaacatgAGACTATATTGAGTAAAATGATAGCTATGTATGAAATCACCcttgttttatttcattttattttgtatatggGCTCATAATTAAACAACTTATCTGAAATTGTTTCTAAAACCAATCGCCTGGGCTTCTGAATTTTATGTTTCACTAGCCCAAGAGTAATGAAATAGCTTACAAAATTTAATTCTCTATACAAGTATACATATATCTTTTTTTTCACTTATTTTGAGCacttattttttgaaatagACTCCTTTGTCCTACGCTAAATCAACTAGTGCCCCCCTAATAAAAAAAACTTAGAAAAAGAAGCACtcaacaacaaaataaaaagacacaacttttcaaaaattgaaaataaaacagATATAAGTCCAATCTCTTATCATTTTTTATCTTGTATTTCATGCTATTACAGTATTaccaatatatatgtataataagTAATGTAGCATAAACATACTAATGAtacatttcaaaaattaaataaaaatattaaaaatcaaatattgtTTCCAAAAAATTATTGATCATCCTTTATAAGGAAATAATAACAAAGGCACCGTTTCCAAAATTTTGAACAGAAGCataatttatagtattttaatattttggctcaaagaaaaaaaaatcacaattaattACATTGATTAATCCATCCAAATTTCCCAACTCAATCTTCTTCCTCTATATCACCTTCTTCCCCTAATCCCTTATCTTTATCGATGAGTtctctctttgatggaaaatgatagaatatatatacatttttatTCTTCTTTCACTCTTTTTACATATTTTCTAGGGTAGATAATTTTGTTCCAAcaagttgatttttttttttttttttttgagagtgAAGAAGAGCTTATATTAAATCACGACGAGCAATATCCGAAAGCCAAGTTGGAAAACTCGACTTCCAGATCATTACACCAGAAGAAGACATGGCGAAATTCGCCAAACAATGTGCCGCCCTATTAGCTTCCCTACGGGCATGGCAAAAACGAAAAACAATATGCTCTTTAGCATGCATAAAAACCTCAAACAGCTCATCACTAAGAGAATCCATCCCTCTCGAATCCTCATGAACAACATGTACTGCCAACAGGGAATCGGTATACACCACCAGAGGACCAATATCATTATCCAAACAACAACCAATCCCGAGCACCATAGCAGATAGCTCCCCCATCAAAACTGTATCAGTCCTACTCACTTTGTGCGCCGCTGCAGCAATAATATTCCCGGAAGAATCACGAACTAAAAAGCCCACCCCCATAGTATTACTATCCACATGCAAAGCTACGTCAGTATCCAACCGAAACATACCTTTGGGCGGTGGTCTCCACTTGCTTTCACCTTCCTTAGGTAATAAAGCATCAAGAACAGCTACTTTGCGATGTGAATCCTTAAAGGAATGAAGGTATCCCACGCAATTATCTACCAGCTCGAGCTCCTCCCTGTAACCTTCTTCATGCTTAACCTTACAGAGCCATTTCCACGTCCACCACAACATCACACAAAAAAGGTCGAAGCTTTCATCATCAAAAACATCTCCCACAACTCTGCAAATATCTTCAAGATTCAGAGACTTCTTGCTCTTAAGAACCAGCCACCATTGAGTCTTTTTCCAAGCATTCCTAGTTCGATCACAAAAAAGTAAGCAATGCGTAGTAGAACCCCAATCACGTAGACACCAAGAGCAGATTCCAGAGCAAGGAATATGTCGTCGACGGAGATTATCATCCACCGCAATAAGATCGTTCACCGCCCTCCACATAAATATACGAATTTTCGGTGGGATATTTGCACGCCAAATCCGACTCCACCAACACTTCTGATCTGTAGAAGTAGAAGACTCCTGGGTTGTATAAAAACCCACTTCAAAGAGGTAACCAGATTTCACCGAATACCTTCCATTCTCATCGAATTTCCAATATCTGGTATCAACCCCAATCTCACGTTTTCTGGCTATAGACAAAATCGACGACACTTCATAGGGCAAAAACAAATTCTCCAGTTTATCAGCATCCCATTCCCCGTCTGCCTTAAACAAATCAGCCACAGCGGTCGACGAATCAGCGGCATCGTCCCGTTGCCTTGGTCGCCCAGCCTCAATTGGAATCCAAGAATCAGTAAAGGCTTTCACCCTCTTTCCATCTCCAATCTTCCACCTTAAACCTCCTTTCAACAGCCCACCTCCCCAACAAATCGACCTCCACACATAAGAGGCATTGCACGACACATTTATCTCCAAAAAATCCTTGTGTTGAAAATACCTACCCTTCAAAACCCGAGCAACTAGAGAATCTGGAAACTTTATCAACCTCCATGCTTGTTTTGCCAAAAGAGCTCTGTTAAAGGCCACCAAATCTCGGAACCCCATACCACCATTAGACTTCTGCTTACATAGAGAATTCCAAGATTTCCAATGCATCAACTTTCGGTCTCCAGAGACACCCCACCAGAAATTACAACACTCCCTCTCAATATCTCTACACACAGCCTGCGGGATTTTGAAACAACTCATTGCGTAAGTCGGCATTGCTTGAACTATAGATTTCAGAAGCACTTCTTTTCCCCCCGCAGAAAAATGTCTATTCTTCCACGAACTAAATTTCTTCTTCACTCTTTCCCGGAGGTAATCGAACTGCATCTTTTTCTGTCTGACAACAAAAGTGGGCAACCCTAAATATACTGAATGCCCCTGAGTTTCCTTCACCCCCAACACAGCCACCACATCATTCAAATTCTCTCTTGTCGTGCATGGGCTAAAAGTCACTGCCGATTTCTCAAAGTTAACCAGTTGCCCCGACGCTTTAGAGTAAATCTCGAGAGCTTCTTTGATAGCTAAAGCACATTCAGAATTTGCTTTAAAGAAGAGCAAACTATCATCTGCAAAAAATAGATGAGAAACCACCGGACTAGCCCGAGCAACCCGAAGACCATCGAACAAACCACGACTtccaaaatcatgaagaatagCAGATAAGCCCTGAGCGCACAAAACGAAAAGAAAAGGAGATAACGGGCATCCTTGTCTAATTCCTCTCGAAGGAGAAAATGACCCATACACCCTACTATTCACCACAACCGAGAACACAACTGAAGAGACGCAATCCATGATTACCCGAATCATATGAGCTGGGAAATTCATAGCGGATAAAACCGATTTCAGGAAGCCCCACTCCACACGATCATACGCCTTGCTCATATCAAGTTTGGCAGCCGCGTAACCcattttccctttcttttggTTCCTCAACCAATGCATACACTCGTACCCCACCACGATATTATCTGAAATAAGCCTCCCAGGAACGAAGGCGCTTTGTGACTCATCCACCACGCTTCCCAGGAACTTTCTGATTCTATTCGCCAAGACCTTCGTCACAATTTTATATGTGGTGTTGCATAAACTTATAGGGCGAAATTCACTGACACGTTTTGGGCATTTCACCTTAGGAATAAGGACAATCAGAGTTTTATTCCAATCCCTGATAGAAGCATCACCGTTAAGAATCGCCAAAACCTCCTTAGTCACCGAATTCCCAATCTCCCCCCAATACTTCTGGAAGAAC includes these proteins:
- the LOC131020307 gene encoding ribulose bisphosphate carboxylase small subunit, chloroplastic-like, which produces MASSMLSTAATVTPAQASMVAPFTGLKSVSAFPGSRKSADITSIASNGGRVSCMQVWPTEGLKKFETLSYLPPLSREQLLKEVEYLIRKNLIPCLEFELKDGFISRFNNRSPGYYDGRYWTMWKLPMFGCTDPVQVLKELDECSTLHPNAFIRIIGFDNVRQVQIISFIAHRPPGF